In one window of Mercurialis annua linkage group LG4, ddMerAnnu1.2, whole genome shotgun sequence DNA:
- the LOC130015414 gene encoding uncharacterized protein LOC130015414 produces MATHGGSYLSASGLPEGNSITRPPLFNGSNYDYWKNRMKSFIQSQDIECWKSILYGVTPPIKVNADGTEVRKDETEFTEADWRVVQTNAKAITMIHCALDISEYNRVRNCVTAKHIWEKLQVTYEGTDQVRETKINLLQRDYELFQMKSDEGMSEFSSRFSNIINGLKSLGENFTDEQLVKKILRSLTEKWESKTTAIIEAKNLKNYSFDELMGSLMTHEMVKYKGKEIAQERRKKADLALKIESESDDQISSDEEIALMTKRFTKMYRKGDKRYRNNMKKFIKGKVDLEGADGLCFGCNKPGHFKADCPKLKRSTRFEKPKKGQAAWSDSDDSDNGNEDKPEEKANLCLMAIETGDNSGQTDAYEADSSDNEVENLKHLSYDELLHNCNDIFMAYKVVSKKYVKLKAKTKNVISEANVKISQTNETEKENKMQKDFDLMTEKIQKAETEVSFLKKELETSNNLRINLLQQNDAMQKKIDLLIKDLTKFTKGNANLNMLLGNQRPYGDTSGIGFEGFTKPKKMESFLKNIPTKFKTITKRTFIPYMSHATCFYCNIKGHVSKFCKAK; encoded by the coding sequence ATGGCTACTCATGGTGGATCTTACCTAAGTGCTTCTGGGCTACCAGAAGGAAATTCCATTACTAGACCTCCTCTATTCAATGGATCTAATTATGACTACTGGAAAAACAGAATGAAAAGTTTCATTCAGTCACAGGACATTGAATGCTGGAAAAGCATCTTATATGGAGTTACTCCTCCAATCAAGGTCAATGCTGATGGAACAGAAGTAAGAAAAGATGAAACTGAGTTTACTGAAGCTGATTGGAGAGTGGTACAGACTAATGCAAAAGCTATTACTATGATTCACTGTGCTCTTGACATCAGTGAATACAATCGTGTTAGAAACTGTGTCACTGCTAAACATATATGGGAAAAACTACAGGTTACCTATGAAGGAACCGACCAAGTAAGGGAAACTAAGATCAATCTTCTTCAACGTGATTATGAGCTTTTCCAAATGAAATCTGATGAAGGTATGTCTGAGTTTAGCTCCAGATTCTCTAACATCATCAATGGTCTCAAAAGTTTGGGAGAAAACTTTACTGATGAACAGCTGGTGAAAAAGATATTAAGATCTCTGACTGAGAAATGGGAAAGCAAGACCACAGCAATCATTGaagctaaaaatctgaaaaactACAGCTTTGATGAACTCATGGGTTCTCTCATGACACATGAAATGGTGAAATACAAGGGAAAGGAGATAGCTCAGGAAAGAAGGAAGAAAGCTGATCTGGCTCTGAAAATTGAATCTGAAAGTGATGATCAAATCAGCTCAGATGAAGAAATAGCCCTGATGACCAAGAGATTCACAAAGATGTATCGCAAGGGAGACAAACGATACAGAAACAACATGAAGAAATTCATTAAAGGAAAAGTTGACTTGGAAGGAGCTGATGGCTTATGTTTTGGGTGTAACAAACCTGGACATTTCAAAGCTGATTGTCCAAAACTGAAAAGATCAACAAGATTTGAAAAACCAAAGAAGGGTCAAGCAGCTTGGAGTGATTCTGATGACTCAGATAATGGAAATGAAGATAAACCAGAAGAGAAAGCTAATCTCTGTTTAATGGCAATTGAAACCGGAGATAACAGTGGTCAAACTGATGCATATGAGGCTGATTCTTCTGACAATGAGGTAGAAAATCTAAAACATTTATCTTATGATGAATTACTTCATAACTGTAATGATATCTTTATGGCTTATAAGGTTGTCTCAAAGAAGTATGTCAAACTGAAAGCTAAAACTAAAAATGTCATTTCTGAAGCTAATGTCAAAATTTCTCAAACCAATGaaactgaaaaagaaaacaaaatgcaAAAGGATTTTGACTTAATGACTGAAAAGATTCAGAAAGCTGAAACTGAGGTTTCATTCCTAAAGAAGGAACTTGAAACTTCAAACAACCTTAGAATCAATCTTTTGCAACAGAATGATGCTATGCAAAAGAAGATTGATCTTCTCATTAAAGATCTCACAAAATTCACTAAGGGAAATGCTAATCTGAACATGCTTTTGGGAAATCAACGTCCCTATGGAGATACTAGCGGTATTGGTTTTGAAGGTTTTACCAAACCAAAGAAAATGGAATCATTCCTAAAAAATATTCCCACAAAATTCAAAACCATAACCAAAAGGACCTTCATTCCTTACATGTCTCATGCTACCTGTTTTTACTGCAATATCAAAGGTCATGTTTCGAAGTTTTGTAAAgctaaatag